A single region of the Halorussus gelatinilyticus genome encodes:
- a CDS encoding Gfo/Idh/MocA family protein, with product MTLKVGVLGYRFMGKAHANALARLPMFFPDAPDVERHVLVGRDEAALADAADRLGFETTATDWADVVDEVDAFYNLGPNHVHAEPSIAALEAGTPVLSEKPLANDLESAERMAEAAESAGVPTATAFNYRFVPALRYAKNLIEDGELGEIHHFRGRYLQDWLVDPEAPWSWRNSEEMAGSGALGDLGAHTIDLARFLVGDLERVSGHCRTFVDERPVEDSETPEKSREGGETAERETREVTVDDAYSAQAELEGGVMATFEASRFANGHKNDHAIEIHGSEGSLKFSLERLNELEVLRDGNRGYETILVTDADDPYVEHWWPPGHVLGWEHTFVHENYEFLSAIDSGDEYHPDFDDGLAVQRALAAIQESDERGEWVAVE from the coding sequence ATGACTCTCAAAGTCGGAGTTCTCGGCTACCGATTCATGGGCAAAGCCCACGCGAACGCGCTGGCTCGGCTCCCGATGTTCTTCCCGGACGCCCCGGACGTGGAGCGCCACGTCCTCGTCGGCCGCGACGAGGCGGCGCTCGCGGACGCGGCCGACCGCCTCGGGTTCGAGACCACCGCGACCGACTGGGCGGACGTCGTAGACGAGGTAGACGCCTTCTACAACCTCGGGCCGAACCACGTCCACGCCGAGCCGTCCATCGCCGCGCTGGAAGCCGGCACCCCCGTCCTCTCGGAGAAACCGCTGGCCAACGACCTCGAAAGCGCCGAGCGCATGGCCGAGGCCGCCGAGTCCGCGGGCGTCCCGACCGCGACGGCGTTCAACTACCGGTTCGTTCCGGCGCTCCGGTACGCCAAGAACCTCATCGAGGACGGCGAACTCGGCGAGATTCACCACTTCCGCGGGCGCTACCTGCAGGACTGGCTGGTGGACCCCGAGGCCCCGTGGTCGTGGCGCAACAGCGAGGAGATGGCCGGGAGCGGGGCCTTGGGCGACCTCGGCGCGCACACCATCGACCTCGCGCGCTTCCTCGTCGGCGACCTCGAACGCGTCTCGGGCCACTGCCGGACCTTCGTGGACGAGCGCCCGGTGGAGGATAGCGAGACTCCGGAGAAGTCTCGGGAAGGCGGTGAAACCGCCGAACGCGAGACGCGCGAGGTCACGGTCGACGACGCCTACTCCGCGCAAGCGGAACTGGAAGGCGGCGTGATGGCGACCTTCGAGGCCTCGCGGTTCGCCAACGGGCACAAGAACGACCACGCCATCGAGATTCACGGCTCGGAGGGGAGCCTCAAGTTCTCGCTCGAACGCCTCAACGAGTTGGAGGTCCTGCGCGACGGCAACCGGGGCTACGAGACGATTCTGGTCACGGACGCCGATGACCCCTACGTCGAACACTGGTGGCCGCCGGGCCACGTCCTCGGGTGGGAACACACCTTCGTCCACGAGAACTACGAGTTCCTGTCGGCTATCGACTCCGGGGACGAGTATCATCCCGACTTCGACGACGGGCTGGCGGTCCAGCGCGCCCTCGCGGCGATTCAGGAGAGCGACGAGCGCGGCGAGTGGGTCGCGGTGGAGTAG